The segment TCAGGCAGGGGCCCATGCTGGTTGAACGCATCGATCAGCTGATGCACGTTATTGAGCAGTTGCTGATGCTGTCGCGCGCCGGACAGGCGCTGGCAAGCGGCCATTACCAGGTGGTGAGCTGGGGAGCCATTTTTGACCCCTTAGAGCAGGAGATGACAGAAATGCTGGCTCAGCGCCAGCAGAGGCTGGCGCGCGCCGGGGATACCCGTCTGGAAGTCCAGGGAGACGCCGTGCTGTTAAGGCTGATGCTGCGTAACCTGCTGGAGAATGCCTCCCGCTACAGCCCGCCGGGCAGCCTTATATCAGTGATCCTACAGCCCGAAAATAGCGGTACACGCGTTACCGTACGTGACGAGGGCCCGGGAATTGAGACTGAGTCAGCGCAGGATTTGACCCAGGCATTTCGGCGGATGGACCAGCGATACGGCGGCAGTGGGCTTGGGCTGAATATTGTCCAGCGCATCACTCAGATTCATCATGGTGAACTGCGCCTGACCAATCGTAATGACCGCAGCGGCCTGGATGCCGTTTGCTGGCTACCGCACACGCTCAATTAGCTGTCCAAATAACAAAGGGACACGTTCTGTGTCCCTTAAGTCGGTTAGTGCTGGTAAATGATTTCGACCCCTTCGTCGTCCTCATCATCCCAGTCATCATCATCGTCTTCTTCAGCTTCCGCTTCTTCAAGCTGCTGACGGTGATAGTCATCCCACATAAACTCGACTTTCTCAGGCTGTTTAGCCTCAAGCTCCGCTTCTTTCGGGTTAGCAATAATAAATGACATCACATCCCAGCAGAGCTCTTTTACCCCAGTGCGGTTAGCGGCGGAGATCAGATAGTATTTGTCAGTCCAGCCCAGCGCGTCTGCAATCGCTTTAGCGCGAGCTTCTGCCTCTGCCTCATCCAGCAGGTCAACTTTGTTGAAAACCAGCCAGCGCGGCTTGTTAAACAGCTTGTCACTGTACTTTTCCAGCTCACCCAGAATGATGCGCGCGTTTTCTACCGGATCGGATTCATCAATCGGTGCCAGATCGATGGTGTGCAGCAGCACGCGGCAGCGTTCAAGATGCTTGAGGAAGCGGATACCCAGCCCGGCGCCGTCGGAGGCACCTTCGATCAGGCCAGGGATGTCGGCCAGTACAAAGCTCTTTTCATGGTCCATACGCACCACGCCCAGGCTTGGCACCAGGGTAGTGAACGGATAATCCGCCACTTTCGGTTTTGCGGCTGAAACGGCACGGATAAAGGTAGATTTACCGGCGTTAGGCAGGCCCAGCATACCGACGTCAGCCAGCAGCATCA is part of the Erwinia sp. HDF1-3R genome and harbors:
- the pmrB gene encoding two-component system sensor histidine kinase PmrB, whose protein sequence is MNSMRRRLLIMLALILLSCQLMSAAWLWHESREQIGFLVNETLSAHSRNEHVEREIREAIASLLLPSVVMVGFTLLLSFWAISWIIRPLRALQTSLSERSADNLTPLPLFSDMDEIVAVTTALNQLLGRLDHTLQQERLFTADAAHELRTPLAGLRLHLELLEQQGVRQGPMLVERIDQLMHVIEQLLMLSRAGQALASGHYQVVSWGAIFDPLEQEMTEMLAQRQQRLARAGDTRLEVQGDAVLLRLMLRNLLENASRYSPPGSLISVILQPENSGTRVTVRDEGPGIETESAQDLTQAFRRMDQRYGGSGLGLNIVQRITQIHHGELRLTNRNDRSGLDAVCWLPHTLN
- the cgtA gene encoding Obg family GTPase CgtA gives rise to the protein MKFVDEATILVAAGDGGNGCVSFRREKYIPKGGPDGGDGGDGGDVYMQADENLNTLIDYRFEKSFRAERGQNGQSRDCTGKRGKDIIIKVPVGTRIIDQGTGETLGDMTHHGQVQMVAKGGWHGLGNARFKSSVNRSPRQKTMGTPGENRDIQLELMLLADVGMLGLPNAGKSTFIRAVSAAKPKVADYPFTTLVPSLGVVRMDHEKSFVLADIPGLIEGASDGAGLGIRFLKHLERCRVLLHTIDLAPIDESDPVENARIILGELEKYSDKLFNKPRWLVFNKVDLLDEAEAEARAKAIADALGWTDKYYLISAANRTGVKELCWDVMSFIIANPKEAELEAKQPEKVEFMWDDYHRQQLEEAEAEEDDDDDWDDEDDEGVEIIYQH